AAAAACGGGATGTGTTTTGATGCTTTGGGTATCCGGCATAAAAACAGCGATGGTGTCGCCGTTTTGAATAAAGGCATCACCCTTTTGCCCGACCATAGAGCTGTTTACAATACCGTTCATTTTGTAGGTGCCTGCAGAGGTTAAAATGCTGTCTTTGCCAACACTTTTGTCCTCAGTCTGGGTTGCGAGCAAAACGATATCCTCTGCTAAAGTGTAGTTTAAATCAGTTTTGCGGTGAATCACATAATCGGTATTACCCAACGCATCATAATAAACGGTAAGCAGGTCACCGGGATTGAATTTTGCAGTGGACACGTTTGCGGTTTGTGTGCCTGTATAGCAAATCAGGTCATTGCTTAAATACAAATCGGATGTGTTACCTTCTGTCTGTACGGTGATGCTGTTGCCTTCCGCCTTATATACACTATAACTTTCCGAAGTTTGGGCATTGGGAATAAAAAGCTCTAATGTATCGCCGTTTTTAATGAATGCGGCACCTTTTCTGCCAACCAGAGAGCGGTTAAAATGGTCGCCGATTTTATACGTTCCTGCAGAGGTTAAAACTCTGTCTGCACTGATGCTTTTGTTTTCGTTCTGGGTTGCAATAACGGTGGTGTCTTCCAGATACGCATAATTTAAGCCGTTAATCAGCTCATTCTGCGAACCCTTTGCTTTTGTGTTTAAGGTGTTGTAGAGCAGCTGCATAACGTCCCTGCGTAGCAAGGTGTCACCCGTAAATTTATCCATATCTTCAAGCAAATCCAGGTTTTTGGCAAGGCTCATGGGACCCGAGGGCCACACTTTTCCGTAGTCCGCTTCACTGTAGCCCAAAGTTTTTAGAAGAATGGTTACCCCCTCTTCTAAAAGCACCGTGTTATCGGGTCGGAAGGTGGAGTCGGGATATCCGCTTACCAGATTACTGTCGGATGCCAATGCAATGTAAGGGGCAGACCAAAGGGTATAAGGAACATCTCCAAAGGGTGAGGTGGATGAAATTTCCGGCACCGCATTGCGATAGGGCGAAGCCATAATGGCAACCTTTACAAATTCAGCACGGGTTACCGGGCGTTCCGGATGAAAATTACCGTCGGGGTCGCCCACCATAATGTTTAAAAGGGAGAGAAGCTCCTGAATCTGTGCATCGTTTTCCACTTTTGCAAAGCCTGTTACGGGCAAAGAGAGAAATATGCACAAAATCAATAGAACAGAAAGAAGTTTTTTCATAGCTTTATCCTTTCTTAATCGTGTCTTAATGCGTCAATCGGGTTAAGCTTTGCGGCTTTCCTTGCAGGGAAGTAGCCAAACAGTATACCGATTGCGGCAGAGAAGGTAAATGAAATCAGAATGGCAGAGGTGGAGGGGGCTACCCGGATATCCATAAGATTACCGGCTAAAAAGGAGACAAGAATGCCCAAAAGTATACCGATGATTCCGCCAATGGCACTGGTTGTGGCAGCTTCTACCACAAACTGACTCATGATATCGAACCGTCTGGCACCTAAGGATTTTCGGATACCGATTTCCCTTGTCCGTTCGGTAACCGATACCAACATGATGTTCATGATACCAATACCGCCAACAAGCAGGGAAATTGCCGCGATGCCTGCTAAAATGGTGGACAGCTGACCGGTCAGCTCATCCATAATATCAATTAGCTCTGTCATACTGATAATTGTGTAAAGCGAATCGTCTGCAAAAATTTTAAAAAGATAGCTTTCAATGATTTGCTTTGCCTGATCGGATTTGGTTTCGTCCACTGCCGCAAAGGTATAGCTTGCAGGTTGCGAAAAAGGCGTGATGGAGCGGACGGTGGTGTAGGGAATTAAAATTTTGTCATCGGAGGAGCTTTCGGTGCTGTCTGCCTTTTCTTCCAACGTGCCGATAATTTTAAAGGTATTGCCGTTGATTTTAAGGGTTTGACCGACAGCGTTGCCTCTGAAGAATTCCTGCGTGATATAACTGCCGACCACACAGACTTTCTGCCGTGTGCTTACATCACTAAAGCTTATGAATCTGCCCGATTCTAAGGTATCGGTAGATACATCCAGATAAGCCTCCGAAACACCGGTTGTGGAAGAGGACAAATCCTCTGTACCGATTTTCGGTGTACCCATTACCGTAACGTTTGGGGACGCGCCTGCTAAAATGTCGCTGTTTTCATCACAAAGCGAAAGCATGTCTTCCACATCTACTGTGCGGGTGCTGCCTCTTGACTGAATGGAAACGGTAAGAGTATTGGTGCCCATACTGCTGAATTTATCAGTTATGGTGTTGGAAAAACCGTCTACAATGCTGACTAAAATGATAACCGCCGCAACACCGATAATAATGCCCAGCATGGTTAAAAATGCACGCATTTTGCTGGTCATGAGGCTTTTGATGGCAAGCTTGAAGGATTGCTTTAAATTCATGCTTCGGTCACCTCTCTTTCAGAGGCGTTGGTTTTTCGGTCTTCAATAATTTTACCATCCTGAATCCGCACAATGCGCTTGGCTTGCTCTGCGATAGAGTTGTCATGGGTAATCAGCACAATGGTGTTGCCTTCATTATTTAAGGCTTTTAAAAGGGCAAGTACCTCAATGCCTGTCTTGGAATCCAATGCCCCGGTTGGCTCATCGGCGAGGATGACCGAAGGGTTCCCTGCCAGCGCCCGGGCAATGGAGACTCTCTGCTGTTGCCCGCCTGAAAGCTGAGAAGGAAATTTTTTGAGTCTGTCCCCAAGCCCGACTCTTTCCAGTGCGGTTATTGCCAGTTCTTCTCTTTTTTTCGCTGAATATCCTCTGTATATCAGAGGCAGTTCCACATTTTCCAGAATGGTGAGCTTGGGAATCAGGTTATACTGCTGAAAAATAAAGCCTAAAGTCTGATTGCGGAATTGTGCCTGCTCGTCTTCGGTCAGGGTGCCTGCATCTATGCCACAAAGCTTGTATGTGCCGGAAGTTGGCACATCCAGGCAACCGATAATGTTCATGCAGGTGGATTTACCTGAGCCGGACTGTCCGACGATTGCGACAAATTCTCCTTCGTCGATATGAAGCGAAATACCGCCTAAGGCGTGGATTTCGCTGTCACCGTCCACATAGATTTTATAAATATTTTCTAAGTCTATCACCGCGTACCGCCTCCCATGTTACCACGGTTGCCACCACCCGGCATACCGCCTCTGGGGGCACCGGCAGGCATGCCT
The window above is part of the Clostridia bacterium genome. Proteins encoded here:
- a CDS encoding ABC transporter ATP-binding protein, which translates into the protein MIDLENIYKIYVDGDSEIHALGGISLHIDEGEFVAIVGQSGSGKSTCMNIIGCLDVPTSGTYKLCGIDAGTLTEDEQAQFRNQTLGFIFQQYNLIPKLTILENVELPLIYRGYSAKKREELAITALERVGLGDRLKKFPSQLSGGQQQRVSIARALAGNPSVILADEPTGALDSKTGIEVLALLKALNNEGNTIVLITHDNSIAEQAKRIVRIQDGKIIEDRKTNASEREVTEA
- a CDS encoding ABC transporter permease, with the translated sequence MNLKQSFKLAIKSLMTSKMRAFLTMLGIIIGVAAVIILVSIVDGFSNTITDKFSSMGTNTLTVSIQSRGSTRTVDVEDMLSLCDENSDILAGASPNVTVMGTPKIGTEDLSSSTTGVSEAYLDVSTDTLESGRFISFSDVSTRQKVCVVGSYITQEFFRGNAVGQTLKINGNTFKIIGTLEEKADSTESSSDDKILIPYTTVRSITPFSQPASYTFAAVDETKSDQAKQIIESYLFKIFADDSLYTIISMTELIDIMDELTGQLSTILAGIAAISLLVGGIGIMNIMLVSVTERTREIGIRKSLGARRFDIMSQFVVEAATTSAIGGIIGILLGILVSFLAGNLMDIRVAPSTSAILISFTFSAAIGILFGYFPARKAAKLNPIDALRHD